One segment of Macaca fascicularis isolate 582-1 chromosome 4, T2T-MFA8v1.1 DNA contains the following:
- the POM121L2 gene encoding POM121-like protein 2 yields MSETSEAKTLLEATDPASYLLMGSFLSKLGLSPSSPAQVRADLPERPTKRRPTQPLHQVHRVQFVHRAHPAPRYRPVRRSPNLDPANPTTWLANEAWRRFPMKKSQNSTLGPLPSDWWETYLKRTIWSLRHPRPIWSPVTIKITPPDERVSPSTSPEDVIALAEPPPSEEPSDPCSKETVLRALRECRKGKGRLEEPLFPEGLDSKRRSPETRPSAFKPLMKNGTLTSFVPRPGPLKRSLHSWSSDHSLTKRPSCSSMSSLASIYRGGPLSSKRNAISSSYSSSRNFSDPWKRSIPSVSFETPEWPIKKKKIDHRPYSSVSLVSDFESSGASGSSGQQNQKIPQLPSSPENLLLEIPLPQLGYAVSDEDLTLGKKTELQRSNNAREDTTEVTTDPVPETWLAIQPSLSLTLPSSETDLTQGANPQLQNLTKMQKSLGPLTSPQSTGEVTSVAHSPLKTPSLPTPPGCSQSELLPGTSPDSKPTATFIVLTPTSPTSPVTDTIWLPSTFQADRSPMPPDPPAPPTIQSTLLGMVSSPTPHLSTSAPPDATSAHLMLKPVLGPLHNSEIGGSSYSKISVTAAASLSSSLSTQGTLTPTFKPIFGSIDPLKTMPMIAPFSSKQTPPPFTHASTHHFHGLVKATTVVMPTTLASTSKDSVFKPPLDFGVVNVTGAIGNTYSVPSTCDTFLLRTAQAFRADFTPATGFIFPPHHRPTIPTVHTVTIFTQVLSSAVQISPRSSTANFRSVGSPLPASALVSTNWPASSPSVSSLTPAITSPLGSSSRPPFPLSQGANPQPAFGATDGQKQGPSQPALTPSVSSSFLFGSSAVALPTPVPTPAQPAFISTTQSALGCLIPSASTSQTPASTWPGIGSIPAGFPISQASTTGFRIVIQTHQSGAFGSVFGSRAPRPFAFGGFVTPMDCDESGIRMTGPDMSSTSGAFSIGALPSGTTSTMIPYGKGWSQNTQGLPSHSTAFALGRASISARKTMAPIAQSTPVPGQAKAGSSVDFGMPFPPAQGSVGRGPFRSSASSFSMGTKSKTSKNREQGHSRRHHAYKK; encoded by the coding sequence ATGTCCGAAACCTCGGAAGCCAAAACCTTGCTTGAAGCCACTGACCCCGCCTCATATCTCCTCATGGGCAGTTTCCTGAGCAAGCTGGGACTTTCGCCCTCGTCCCCAGCCCAGGTGCGCGCCGACTTGCCCGAGAGGCCCACGAAACGCCGGCCAACTCAGCCCCTTCACCAAGTTCATCGGGTTCAGTTCGTCCACCGCGCCCACCCTGCCCCACGGTATAGACCTGTGAGGAGGTCGCCAAACCTGGATCCTGCCAATCCAACCACGTGGCTGGCCAACGAGGCTTGGAGGCGCTTTCCCATGAAGAAGTCCCAGAATTCCACCCTGGGGCCTCTCCCTTCAGACTGGTGGGAAACTTACTTAAAGCGGACTATTTGGTCTCTTCGACATCCTAGGCCAATTTGGAGCCCAGTGACCATCAAGATCACTCCTCCTGACGAGAGGGTGTCCCCTTCCACTTCTCCTGAAGATGTAATTGCCCTTGCAGAACCCCCACCCTCTGAGGAGCCCTCAGATCCGTGTTCAAAGGAGACAGTGTTGAGGGCCCTCAGAGAGtgcagaaaagggaaagggaggtTGGAAGAACCACTATTCCCTGAGGGCTTGGACAGTAAGAGAAGGAGTCCAGAGACCAGACCATCTGCATTTAAGCCTCTGATGAAAAATGGAACCCTCACTTCTTTTGTGCCCAGGCCTGGGCCGCTGAAGAGAAGTCTCCATTCCTGGAGCTCGGATCACAGCTTGACTAAGAGACCCAGTTGCTCCTCCATGAGCTCCTTGGCCAGCATATACAGAGGTGGCCCCCTCAGCTCCAAAAGGAATGCTATTTCCAGCTCTTACAGCTCTTCCAGAAATTTCTCAGACCCTTGGAAAAGAAGTATTCCCAGTGTATCATTCGAGACACCAGAGTggccaataaaaaagaaaaaaattgatcatCGGCCTTACTCTTCAGTCTCACTGGTATCAGATTTTGAGTCCTCAGGAGCATCTGGAAGTTCTGGGCAGCAAAATCAAAAGATTCCACAGCTGCCGTCTAGCCCTGAGAACCTGCTGTTGGAGATCCCACTTCCCCAGCTTGGTTATGCAGTCTCTGATGAGGACTTGACCTTGGGGAAGAAAACTGAACTACAGCGGAGCAACAACGCGAGAGAAGATACAACTGAGGTCACCACAGACCCTGTCCCTGAGACATGGCTTGCTATTCAGCCTTCCCTatctctcactctgccttcttCGGAAACAGATCTAACCCAGGGGGCGAATCCTCAGTTGCAAAACTTAACAAAAATGCAGAAGTCTCTAGGTCCACTGACCTCCCCACAGTCCACAGGAGAGGTAACCAGTGTGGCCCATTCTCCTTTGAAGACACCCAGCCTACCAACCCCACCAGGGTGCTCACAGTCAGAGCTCCTTCCAGGCACCTCTCCAGACTCAAAGCCCACAGCTACTTTCATCGTGCTGACCCCCACCTCTCCCACATCACCAGTTACTGACACCATCTGGCTGCCTTCAACCTTTCAGGCTGACAGGTCTCCCATGCCCCCAGACCCACCTGCACCACCCACCATCCAAAGTACTTTGCTTGGAATGGTGAGTAGCCCAACTCCCCATCTTTCCACATCTGCACCTCCTGATGCAACTTCTGCTCACCTCATGTTAAAACCGGTTTTGGGGCCCCTGCACAATAGCGAGATTGGAGGCTCCTCATATTCCAAAATTTCAGTCACAGCTGCAGCGTCTTTAAGCTCTTCCCTCTCAACTCAGGGCACCTTAACTCCTACCTTCAAGCCTATCTTTGGCAGCATAGATCCACTTAAAACTATGCCCATGATAGCTCCTTTCTCCTCCAAGCAGACCCCTCCTCCATTTACTCATGCTTCTACCCATCATTTCCATGGCCTGGTCAAGGCCACCACTGTGGTCATGCCCACCACCCTAGCCAGCACATCTAAAGACTCTGTTTTTAAGCCACCTTTGGATTTTGGTGTAGTGAATGTTACAGGTGCCATAGGCAACACTTATTCTGTCCCTTCCACTTGCGACACTTTCCTGCTTAGGACTGCTCAGGCCTTCAGAGCCGACTTCACCCCAGCCACAGGATTCATTTTCCCACCACACCACCGTCCTACCATTCCTACTGTGCACACAGTCACCATCTTTACCCAGGTCCTTTCCAGTGCTGTCCAAATATCCCCTAGAAGCAGCACTGCTAATTTCAGGAGTGTGGGCAGCcctctgcccgcctcagccctaGTATCCACGAACTGGCCTGCATCATCCCCCAGCGTCTCCAGCCTGACTCCAGCAATCACAAGTCCCTTGGGATCAAGCTCAAGGCCACCTTTCCCACTATCCCAAGGAGCTAATCCCCAGCCTGCATTTGGTGCCACAGATGGACAGAAACAAGGGCCTTCCCAGCCAGCCCTTACTCCAAGTGTCAGTAGCTCTTTTCTTTTTGGGAGCTCAGCAGTGGCATTGCCAACCCCAGTGCCAACTCCAGCTCAGCCAGCCTTCATCAGTACCACACAGTCAGCCTTGGGGTGTTTGATAccctcagcctccacctctcaaaccCCTGCCAGCACCTGGCCAGGCATTGGCAGCATTCCAGCAGGTTTTCCCATTAGTCAAGCTAGTACAACTGGGTTTAGAATTGTAATTCAGACCCACCAAAGTGGGGCTTTTGGCTCAGTGTTTGGCAGCAGAGCCCCACGACCTTTCGCTTTTGGGGGATTCGTGACCCCTATGGACTGTGATGAGTCTGGGATTAGAATGACTGGCCCAGACATGAGCTCCACCTCCGGAGCTTTCAGCATTGGAGCATTGCCTAGTGGGACCACCAGTACCATGATCCCATATGGAAAAGGCTGGAGCCAGAACACTCAAGGCCTGCCCAGCCACAGCACAGCTTTTGCCTTGGGGAGAGCCAGCATTTCTGCAAGAAAGACTATGGCCCCCATTGCTCAAAGCACCCCAGTCCCTGGACAAGCTAAGGCAGGCAGCAGTGTTGACTTTGGGATGCCTTTTCCACCTGCCCAGGGCTCTGTTGGGAGAGGACCTTTTAGATCATCAGCCTCTTCATTTTCCATGGGTACAAAATCAAAAACCTCAAAGAATCGGGAACAAGGGCATTCCCGAAGGCATCATGCCTACAAGAAGTAG